A genomic segment from Gemmatimonadota bacterium encodes:
- a CDS encoding DUF503 domain-containing protein: MVVGVLVWELEVVGARSLKDKRRVVKSLTERMRNRFNAGVAETAHQDVWQRAQLSACVVSNDRGHADSMLDAIDRFVANDGRARILDTRRTLY; this comes from the coding sequence ATGGTCGTGGGCGTGCTCGTTTGGGAGCTGGAGGTCGTCGGCGCCCGTTCTCTCAAGGACAAGCGGCGCGTGGTGAAGAGCCTGACCGAGCGCATGCGCAACCGCTTCAACGCGGGCGTCGCGGAGACCGCCCACCAGGACGTGTGGCAGCGCGCGCAACTGTCCGCGTGCGTGGTGTCGAACGACCGCGGACACGCCGACAGCATGCTCGACGCCATCGACCGCTTCGTGGCGAACGACGGACGCGCGCGCATCCTGGATACGCGCCGCACGCTCTACTGA
- the infB gene encoding translation initiation factor IF-2 produces SAGPGGTVRIQAEGYTADGKRKRGKKKKRDRVDQGAVQSNVQRVMAELKGGKGKRRRRGQRETADERAERELQEEIALEVEAKTIKVNEFLTIAELSELIDESPTNIVGSAFRNLGLMVTINQRLDFDQIELLLEEFGYRAVQEDAYGADLAQLEEEPDAEEDLKPRPPVVTVMGHVDHGKTRLLDYIRKANVVAGEAGGITQHIGAYAVQVGDERAITFLDTPGHAAFTAMRARGAEVTDVVILVVAADDSVMPQTIEAISHAKNAGVPLIVAINKVDLPTADANRVRQQLLEHEVVVESFGGEVLDAEVSALKGEGVDALLEKVLLQAELLELKANPDREARGVVIESQLDVGKGAVATVLVTNGTLRVGDSFVCGTLDGRVRALLDERGNPVEEAGPAIPVQVLGLPGVPESGDAFMVMDATEAADIAQRRSRLEREKKLRVKSGVKLTDIGRMLAQGQTAQLNVVIKGDVHGSVQALSDSLEQLSTDEVQVDVIHRGVGGISESDVLLASTSGAIVIGFHVRPDSGARSVAEREDVDIRLYDIIYEAVGDVRSALEGMLAPDEKEVILGSAEVRQLFKVPRFGTVAGSYVTDGVIERSARVRLIRESVAIYEGELGSLRRFKDDAREVREGFECGMSIEGYNDIKVGDTIEAFRIEQIVRTLEDSAAAAEASRA; encoded by the coding sequence CGAGCGCAGGCCCCGGCGGCACGGTGCGCATCCAGGCCGAGGGCTACACCGCCGACGGCAAGCGCAAGCGGGGCAAGAAGAAGAAGCGCGACCGGGTGGACCAGGGCGCCGTGCAGTCCAACGTGCAGCGCGTCATGGCCGAGCTGAAGGGCGGCAAGGGCAAGCGCCGCCGGCGCGGCCAGCGCGAGACCGCCGACGAGCGCGCCGAGCGAGAGCTGCAGGAGGAGATCGCCCTCGAGGTCGAGGCCAAGACCATCAAGGTCAACGAGTTCCTCACCATCGCCGAGCTGTCGGAGCTGATCGACGAGTCGCCGACCAACATCGTGGGCAGCGCGTTCCGCAACCTCGGCCTGATGGTCACCATCAACCAGCGGCTGGACTTCGACCAGATCGAGCTGCTGCTGGAGGAGTTCGGCTACCGCGCCGTACAGGAGGACGCCTACGGCGCCGACCTCGCGCAGCTCGAAGAAGAGCCGGACGCCGAGGAGGATCTGAAGCCGCGGCCCCCGGTGGTCACCGTCATGGGCCACGTCGACCACGGCAAGACCCGCCTGCTGGACTACATCCGCAAGGCCAACGTGGTCGCGGGCGAGGCCGGCGGTATCACCCAGCACATCGGCGCCTACGCGGTGCAGGTAGGCGACGAGCGCGCCATCACCTTCCTCGACACCCCCGGCCACGCCGCGTTCACCGCAATGCGCGCGCGCGGCGCCGAGGTCACCGACGTGGTGATCCTGGTGGTGGCGGCGGACGACTCCGTGATGCCGCAAACCATAGAGGCGATCAGCCACGCCAAGAACGCCGGCGTGCCGCTCATCGTCGCCATCAACAAGGTCGACCTGCCCACCGCCGACGCGAACCGCGTGCGCCAGCAGCTCCTGGAGCACGAGGTCGTCGTGGAGTCGTTCGGCGGCGAGGTGTTGGACGCCGAAGTCAGCGCGCTCAAGGGCGAGGGCGTGGACGCGCTGCTGGAGAAGGTGCTGCTGCAGGCGGAGCTGCTGGAGCTCAAGGCCAACCCCGACCGCGAGGCCCGGGGCGTCGTGATCGAGTCGCAGCTCGACGTGGGCAAGGGCGCCGTGGCCACCGTGCTGGTCACCAACGGCACCCTGCGCGTGGGCGACTCGTTCGTGTGCGGCACCCTGGACGGCCGCGTGCGCGCGCTGCTGGACGAGCGCGGCAACCCCGTCGAGGAGGCCGGGCCGGCGATCCCGGTGCAGGTGCTGGGGCTGCCCGGCGTGCCGGAATCGGGCGACGCGTTCATGGTGATGGACGCCACCGAGGCCGCCGACATCGCGCAGCGACGCAGCCGCCTGGAGCGCGAGAAGAAGCTGCGCGTGAAGAGCGGCGTGAAGCTCACCGACATCGGCCGTATGCTCGCCCAGGGCCAGACCGCGCAGCTCAACGTCGTCATCAAGGGCGACGTGCACGGCTCCGTGCAGGCGCTGTCCGATTCTCTGGAGCAGCTCTCGACCGACGAGGTCCAGGTCGACGTGATCCACCGCGGCGTGGGCGGTATCTCCGAATCCGACGTGCTGCTCGCGTCCACGTCGGGCGCGATCGTGATCGGCTTCCACGTGCGCCCCGATTCGGGCGCGCGCTCGGTGGCCGAGCGCGAGGACGTGGACATCCGCCTCTACGACATCATCTACGAGGCGGTGGGCGACGTTCGCTCCGCGCTGGAGGGCATGCTCGCGCCGGACGAGAAGGAGGTCATCCTGGGCTCCGCCGAGGTCCGCCAGCTCTTCAAGGTGCCGCGCTTCGGCACCGTCGCCGGCAGCTACGTGACCGACGGCGTGATCGAGCGCAGCGCCCGCGTGCGCCTCATCAGGGAGTCGGTCGCGATCTACGAAGGCGAGCTCGGCTCGCTCAGGCGCTTCAAGGACGACGCGCGCGAGGTGCGCGAGGGCTTCGAGTGCGGCATGAGCATCGAGGGCTACAACGACATCAAGGTCGGCGATACGATCGAGGCGTTCCGCATCGAGCAGATCGTGCGGACGCTGGAGGACTCGGCCGCGGCGGCAGAGGCCAGCCGCGCCTAG
- the rbfA gene encoding 30S ribosome-binding factor RbfA, translating to MSRRLTRLNEQIKREIAEIVRYEVADPRVGPITVTGVEVAPDLMTARVFVLLMASDEDVAGSLEGLAAAAPFIRSQLADRLELRRTPSLRFFVDNSIAQGSRIERLLAEVEPARGWEAEDDVDEGAGSSPAGPGDPDADSPLGA from the coding sequence ATGAGCCGCCGCCTGACCCGCCTGAACGAGCAGATCAAGCGCGAGATCGCCGAGATCGTGCGCTACGAGGTGGCCGACCCACGCGTGGGGCCCATCACCGTGACCGGCGTGGAGGTCGCGCCCGACCTGATGACCGCGCGCGTTTTCGTGCTGCTCATGGCGAGCGACGAGGACGTCGCCGGTTCGCTGGAGGGCCTGGCCGCGGCGGCGCCGTTCATCCGCTCGCAGTTGGCTGACCGGCTGGAGCTGCGGCGCACCCCCAGCCTGCGCTTCTTCGTCGACAACTCCATCGCCCAGGGGTCGCGCATCGAGCGGCTCTTGGCCGAGGTGGAGCCCGCGCGCGGCTGGGAGGCCGAGGACGACGTCGACGAGGGCGCCGGCTCTTCCCCGGCCGGACCGGGCGACCCCGACGCCGACTCGCCGCTTGGGGCGTAG
- the truB gene encoding tRNA pseudouridine(55) synthase TruB has protein sequence MDKPAGPTSHDVVDAARVALGERRIGHTGTLDPFASGLLLLCVGPATRLAEYITGLPKTYRATARLGTATDTLDVDGKVTGTSEEWRSLDPGAVREAFEAHVGEREQRPPAFSAKKVGGERLYEKARRGEEVEAAPVRVTIHALSVDDVRLPDVDFTLTCSSGTYVRAVARDVGEALGVGAHLTALRRTAIGPHTVEGAPTVDELADAERARGALMTPLDALAHLPRVELDEDAAHDIAYGRVVAVAADEAPLVALARRGELLAVAEVEAGLARPRKVLRAV, from the coding sequence GTGGACAAGCCGGCCGGGCCCACCTCCCACGACGTGGTGGACGCGGCGCGCGTTGCGCTGGGCGAGCGGCGGATCGGCCACACGGGCACGCTCGACCCCTTCGCCTCCGGCCTCCTGCTCCTGTGCGTGGGTCCGGCCACGCGGCTCGCCGAGTACATTACCGGGTTGCCCAAGACCTACCGCGCGACCGCCCGTCTGGGCACCGCGACCGACACGCTGGACGTGGACGGCAAGGTCACCGGCACCTCCGAGGAGTGGCGCTCGCTGGATCCCGGGGCCGTGCGCGAGGCTTTCGAAGCGCACGTGGGCGAGCGCGAGCAGCGGCCGCCGGCGTTCAGCGCCAAGAAGGTGGGCGGCGAACGCCTGTACGAGAAGGCGCGGCGCGGCGAGGAGGTGGAGGCGGCTCCGGTCCGGGTCACCATCCACGCGCTTTCCGTCGACGACGTGAGGCTGCCCGACGTGGACTTCACGCTGACCTGCTCGAGCGGCACCTACGTGCGCGCCGTGGCGCGCGACGTGGGCGAGGCGTTGGGGGTGGGGGCGCACCTCACCGCGCTGCGGCGTACGGCGATCGGCCCGCACACGGTCGAGGGAGCGCCGACGGTGGACGAGCTGGCCGACGCGGAGCGCGCGCGCGGCGCCCTGATGACCCCGCTGGACGCGCTCGCGCACCTGCCGCGCGTGGAGCTGGACGAGGACGCCGCGCACGACATCGCGTACGGCCGCGTTGTGGCGGTGGCAGCCGACGAGGCGCCGCTGGTAGCGCTCGCTCGGCGGGGCGAGCTGCTTGCCGTCGCCGAGGTGGAGGCCGGGCTGGCGCGCCCGCGCAAGGTGCTGCGTGCGGTCTGA
- a CDS encoding bifunctional riboflavin kinase/FAD synthetase produces MRSEGGAVVTVGAFDGIHVGHRALIAATVEEARRRRLPAVVVTFATHPAAVLRPERAPALLTTREEKLEAIASLGADRVVFVPFSRAVADLTAREFVSHVLVDRLDTRHLIIGHDHALGRDRVGDAAMLRELGAELGFDVTVVEPVRASGGRVSSSRIREALAAGEVRAAQTLLGRPYWLTGEVVRGEGRGRELGVPTANMGIDAGKLLPAAGIYAVRVWDGGPHDGVLHVGPRPVFDDARTSVEVHLLGFSGDLYGRRLRLELIDRVRGVRDFDSVDDLVAAMHQDVLDAKAALERASLVREGPPAEY; encoded by the coding sequence GTGCGGTCTGAGGGGGGCGCGGTCGTCACCGTGGGCGCCTTCGACGGCATCCACGTCGGGCACCGCGCGCTCATCGCCGCGACCGTGGAGGAGGCCAGGCGCCGCCGGCTGCCGGCGGTGGTCGTGACCTTTGCGACCCACCCCGCCGCCGTGCTGCGGCCCGAGCGCGCACCCGCGCTGCTGACCACGCGCGAGGAGAAGCTCGAGGCGATCGCCTCGCTGGGCGCCGACCGCGTCGTGTTCGTGCCGTTCAGCCGCGCCGTCGCCGATCTCACCGCGCGCGAGTTCGTGAGCCACGTGCTGGTCGATCGGCTGGACACGCGCCACCTGATCATCGGCCACGACCACGCGCTGGGCCGCGACCGCGTGGGCGACGCCGCGATGCTGCGCGAGCTGGGCGCCGAGTTGGGCTTCGACGTGACCGTGGTGGAGCCCGTGCGCGCGTCCGGCGGCCGCGTCTCCTCCTCGCGCATCCGCGAGGCGCTCGCCGCGGGCGAGGTGCGCGCCGCCCAAACGCTACTGGGTCGGCCGTACTGGCTGACCGGGGAGGTGGTGCGCGGGGAGGGCAGGGGACGCGAGCTGGGCGTCCCCACCGCGAACATGGGGATAGACGCCGGCAAGCTCCTGCCGGCCGCGGGCATCTACGCGGTCCGCGTGTGGGACGGAGGCCCGCACGACGGAGTCCTGCACGTGGGCCCCCGCCCCGTGTTCGACGACGCGCGCACGAGCGTGGAAGTGCACCTGCTAGGCTTCAGCGGCGACCTCTACGGCCGGCGCCTGCGCCTGGAGCTCATCGACCGCGTGCGCGGGGTACGCGACTTCGATTCGGTCGACGATCTGGTCGCCGCCATGCACCAGGACGTGTTGGACGCGAAGGCGGCGCTGGAGCGCGCCTCGCTTGTGCGCGAGGGCCCTCCCGCGGAATATTGA